A genomic segment from Rubrobacter tropicus encodes:
- a CDS encoding glutamate synthase subunit beta has product MGDPKGFLKIGRKPTPKRTVEERVQDYRYVYEPMPEEELKGQASRCMDCGVPFCNTGCPLGNLIPDWNDLVYREHWKQAIDRLHQTNNFPEFTGMLCPAPCEAACVLAINDKPVTIKEIELSIINRAFDEGWVVAKPPPPERRTGKKVAVVGSGPAGLAAAQQLNWAGHTVVVFEKDDKIGGLLRYGIPDYKIEKWVVDRRVAMMEEEGVEFRANSHVGENPTTEELKSEFDATVLAVGALQGRDLDVPGRELGGIHLAMDYLVQQNRRVAGLPTNAEIEISAKDKNVVILGGGDTSADCLGNSHREGCASVKVLTHGPKPPENPDHLVWPDWPLILHTYPAHEEGGERGFSVAVKGFSGSNGHVERMHAVETERTPEGKTVPKEGTDFEMETDLVLLAIGFTGPVKDRLQEEMDLGYTDRGAIHSENGFGTRQEDVFVAGDAKRGASLIVWAIAEGRKAARQADEFLMGRSLLPG; this is encoded by the coding sequence GTGGGGGATCCCAAAGGCTTTCTCAAGATCGGGCGCAAGCCCACCCCCAAGCGGACCGTCGAAGAGCGGGTCCAGGACTACCGCTACGTCTACGAGCCCATGCCCGAGGAGGAGCTCAAGGGCCAGGCCTCGCGGTGCATGGACTGCGGGGTGCCTTTCTGCAACACCGGCTGTCCCTTGGGAAACCTGATCCCGGACTGGAACGACCTCGTCTACCGTGAGCACTGGAAGCAGGCGATAGACCGCCTCCACCAGACGAACAACTTCCCAGAGTTCACGGGGATGCTCTGCCCCGCCCCGTGCGAGGCGGCCTGCGTCCTCGCCATCAACGACAAGCCGGTAACCATAAAGGAGATAGAGCTCTCCATAATAAACCGCGCCTTCGACGAAGGCTGGGTGGTCGCCAAACCCCCGCCGCCCGAGAGGCGGACCGGGAAGAAGGTCGCGGTCGTCGGCAGCGGACCGGCGGGCCTGGCCGCGGCGCAGCAACTCAACTGGGCCGGGCACACGGTCGTCGTCTTCGAGAAGGACGACAAGATCGGCGGCCTCCTCCGCTACGGCATCCCCGACTACAAGATAGAGAAGTGGGTGGTCGACCGTCGCGTCGCCATGATGGAAGAGGAAGGCGTCGAGTTCCGCGCGAACTCCCACGTCGGCGAGAACCCGACGACGGAAGAGCTCAAGAGCGAGTTCGACGCGACGGTCCTCGCCGTGGGCGCGTTGCAGGGCCGCGACCTCGACGTGCCGGGCAGGGAGCTCGGGGGCATCCACCTCGCGATGGATTACCTCGTGCAACAAAACCGCCGCGTCGCCGGCCTCCCGACCAACGCCGAGATAGAGATCAGCGCGAAGGACAAGAACGTCGTCATCCTGGGCGGCGGCGACACGAGCGCCGACTGCCTCGGCAACTCCCACCGCGAGGGCTGCGCCTCGGTAAAGGTCCTCACCCACGGCCCCAAGCCACCCGAGAACCCGGACCACCTCGTCTGGCCGGACTGGCCGCTTATCCTGCACACCTACCCCGCGCACGAGGAGGGCGGTGAGCGCGGCTTCTCTGTCGCCGTCAAGGGTTTCTCCGGCTCGAACGGCCACGTCGAGAGGATGCACGCCGTCGAGACCGAGCGGACACCCGAGGGCAAGACCGTCCCGAAGGAGGGGACGGACTTCGAGATGGAGACCGACCTCGTCCTTCTCGCCATCGGCTTCACGGGCCCCGTCAAGGATCGCCTCCAGGAGGAGATGGACCTCGGATACACCGACCGGGGCGCCATCCACTCCGAGAACGGCTTCGGGACCAGGCAGGAGGACGTCTTCGTCGCCGGCGACGCCAAGCGGGGGGCGTCCTTGATAGTCTGGGCCATCGCCGAGGGCCGCAAGGCAGCCCGTCAGGCCGACGAGTTCTTGATGGGCAGGAGTTTGTTGCCCGGGTAA
- the gltB gene encoding glutamate synthase large subunit, with protein MTHKAGLYDALYEHDACGLGFVARIDGRPTRETVEQGLEVLHNLEHRGTTGSDPETGDGAGILTQIPDAFFRRECAGLGIELPAAGGYGVGMLFESGEAMESDCGGKLAEICAREGQELLGFRDVPVEPGAVGKVARSVMPRIRQFFVGRRGGDETSFERKLYVIRRRLHKETEESQGCYVVSLSSRTVIYKGLLKGRQLARFYPDLRDPNFAGAISLVHERFSTNTLGSWELAHPYRFIAHNGEINTIRGNVNWMRARESRLRSELFGDDLGKLSPVIAPGQSDSAAFDNALELLHLAGRSLPHAVAMMIPEAWENDDLMDPDRRAFYQYHSALMEPWDGPAAVAFTDGRLVGATLDRNGLRPARYSVTKDGRVVMASEDGALRIPAEDVIERWRLQPGKMLVVDTERHELLHDGDVKGPLFGRQPYREWLDLGEIHLNELPDPGEASRPEPATLLQRQRAFGYTIEDQRIILAPMAQNGKEPDGSMGTDTPLAVLSERPQLLFSYFKQHFAQVTNPPIDPLREELVMSLKMSLGPEKNLFDETPEHCRRVLIDQPVLTAVELEKIRALGDERASSTTLSTLFPVSAGEAGMEKALTVLCEKAEGAVRGGSAVLVLSDRGVNEMQAPIPSLLATAAVHHHLVRAGIRTATTLVVETAEAREVHHFALLVGYGATAIAPYLAFETIEELTESHLTEGVDAEEASKNYVKAVGKGLLKVISKMGISTLFSYCGAQIFEAVGLNEEFIDKHFVGTASRVGGVGIEALARETLERHRAAFAAAEDNAEELEIGGEYQLRQQGQYHQWNPDSIVPLQRAVKTGDFETFKQFTRHFDEQSARYSTLRGLFEFEQAPIPLEEVEPAKEIVKRFVTGAMSFGSISKEAHETLAIAMNRIGGKSNTGEGGEDPSRFTPDPGGDNRRSAVKQVASGRFGVTTEYLVNADVLQIKMAQGSKPGEGGQLPGHKVSEDIAKVRYSTPGVGLISPPPHHDIYSIEDLAQLIHDLKNANPRADVSVKLVAEVGVGTVAAGVAKAKADHITISGHDGGTGASPLSSIKHAGLPWELGLAETQQVLVRNDLRGRVVLQTDGQLKTGRDVVVAALLGGEEFAFSTAPLVATGCIMMRVCHLNTCPVGIATQDPELRKLFRGTPEHVVNYFFFLAEEVREFMAGMGFRTFEEMVGRTDRLKMRGAIEHWKARGVDLSAILHHDEDSEGKPIRHTELQEHGLDRSLDNELIEGCMPALENGEPVRFSREVLNTHRTVGGMLSGELARRYGNDGLPDGAIRIDMNGVGGQSFGAWLAKGITFALEGTTNDYVGKGLSGGRLAVFPSKVAGYRAARNVVIGNVALYGATAGEAFFRGFAGERFAVRNSGAHAVVEGLGDHGCEYMTGGVVVVLGETGRNFAAGMSGGVAFVLDEEGRFETLCNKDMVGLEAVESEEDEALLREMVEKHLEWTGSERARRVLGEWDELLPRFIKVMPHDLKRVLQERQEAELEVAR; from the coding sequence AGTCGGATTGCGGGGGGAAGCTCGCGGAGATCTGCGCCCGGGAGGGGCAGGAGCTTCTGGGGTTCAGGGACGTTCCGGTCGAGCCCGGGGCCGTCGGGAAGGTCGCGCGCAGCGTCATGCCGCGCATCAGGCAGTTCTTCGTCGGGCGGCGGGGCGGGGACGAGACGTCGTTCGAGCGGAAGCTGTACGTGATCCGTCGCCGGCTCCACAAGGAGACCGAGGAGTCGCAGGGTTGCTACGTCGTCAGCCTCTCTTCGAGGACCGTCATCTACAAGGGGCTCCTGAAGGGCCGGCAGTTGGCTCGGTTCTATCCGGATCTCAGGGACCCGAACTTCGCCGGCGCGATCTCGCTGGTCCACGAGCGTTTCTCGACGAACACCCTGGGTTCCTGGGAGCTCGCCCACCCTTACCGCTTTATCGCGCACAACGGCGAGATCAACACCATAAGGGGCAACGTCAACTGGATGCGCGCCCGCGAGAGCCGGCTGCGCTCGGAGCTCTTCGGCGACGACCTGGGCAAGCTTTCTCCGGTCATCGCGCCGGGCCAGAGCGACTCGGCCGCTTTCGACAACGCGCTGGAGCTCTTGCACCTCGCGGGGCGCAGCCTGCCGCACGCGGTCGCCATGATGATCCCGGAGGCCTGGGAGAACGACGACCTGATGGACCCCGACCGCCGCGCCTTCTACCAGTACCACTCGGCCCTCATGGAGCCGTGGGACGGACCGGCCGCCGTCGCCTTCACCGACGGCCGCCTCGTTGGGGCGACGCTGGACAGGAACGGTCTGCGCCCGGCCCGCTACTCCGTCACGAAGGACGGCAGGGTGGTGATGGCTTCAGAGGACGGGGCCCTGCGGATACCGGCCGAGGACGTTATCGAGCGGTGGCGGCTCCAGCCGGGCAAGATGCTCGTCGTCGATACGGAGCGGCACGAGTTGTTGCACGACGGGGACGTGAAGGGGCCGCTCTTCGGGCGCCAGCCCTACCGGGAGTGGTTGGATCTGGGTGAGATCCACCTGAACGAGCTACCCGACCCCGGCGAGGCCTCGCGCCCCGAGCCGGCCACGCTGCTGCAGCGCCAGCGGGCCTTCGGATACACCATCGAGGACCAGAGGATAATCCTCGCCCCCATGGCCCAGAACGGCAAGGAGCCGGACGGCTCCATGGGCACGGACACCCCGCTCGCGGTCCTCTCCGAGAGGCCGCAGCTACTGTTCTCGTACTTCAAGCAGCACTTCGCGCAGGTGACGAACCCGCCAATAGACCCCTTGCGCGAAGAGCTGGTCATGTCGCTCAAGATGAGCCTCGGGCCCGAGAAGAACCTGTTCGACGAGACGCCCGAGCACTGCCGGCGCGTCCTTATAGACCAGCCCGTGCTCACGGCGGTCGAGCTGGAAAAGATCCGGGCCTTGGGCGACGAGCGCGCGAGCTCCACGACGCTCTCGACCCTCTTTCCCGTCTCGGCCGGCGAGGCCGGGATGGAGAAGGCGCTCACGGTCCTGTGCGAGAAGGCCGAGGGCGCGGTCAGGGGCGGTTCGGCCGTCCTGGTCCTGAGCGACAGGGGCGTCAACGAGATGCAGGCCCCGATACCGAGCCTGCTCGCCACTGCCGCCGTCCACCACCACCTGGTGCGGGCCGGCATCCGCACGGCGACGACGCTCGTCGTCGAGACCGCCGAGGCGCGGGAGGTCCACCACTTCGCCCTGCTCGTCGGCTACGGGGCGACGGCCATAGCGCCGTACCTGGCCTTCGAGACGATCGAGGAGCTCACCGAATCCCACCTCACGGAGGGCGTGGACGCCGAGGAGGCGTCCAAGAACTACGTCAAGGCCGTCGGGAAGGGCCTCTTGAAGGTAATCTCCAAGATGGGGATCTCGACGCTCTTTTCGTACTGCGGGGCCCAGATCTTCGAGGCCGTCGGCCTGAACGAGGAGTTTATCGACAAACATTTCGTCGGCACGGCCTCGCGCGTGGGGGGCGTCGGCATCGAAGCCCTGGCCCGCGAGACCCTGGAGCGCCACCGGGCCGCCTTCGCCGCCGCAGAGGACAACGCCGAGGAGCTGGAGATTGGCGGCGAGTACCAGCTGCGCCAGCAGGGCCAGTACCACCAGTGGAACCCCGACAGCATCGTCCCGCTGCAGCGGGCCGTCAAGACCGGAGACTTCGAGACCTTCAAGCAGTTCACCCGCCACTTCGACGAGCAGAGCGCGCGCTACTCGACGTTGCGCGGCCTCTTCGAGTTCGAGCAGGCGCCGATACCGCTAGAAGAGGTGGAGCCTGCCAAGGAGATCGTCAAGCGGTTCGTGACGGGCGCGATGTCGTTCGGTTCGATCTCCAAAGAGGCCCACGAGACGCTCGCCATCGCCATGAACCGCATCGGCGGCAAGTCGAACACCGGTGAGGGTGGAGAAGATCCCTCGCGCTTCACCCCCGACCCGGGCGGCGACAACCGCCGCAGCGCCGTCAAGCAGGTCGCCAGCGGCCGGTTCGGCGTCACGACGGAGTACCTCGTAAACGCGGACGTCTTGCAGATAAAGATGGCCCAGGGCTCCAAGCCTGGCGAGGGCGGCCAGCTCCCGGGCCACAAGGTCTCGGAAGACATAGCGAAGGTCCGCTACTCGACGCCGGGCGTCGGCCTCATATCCCCGCCGCCCCACCATGACATCTACTCGATAGAGGATCTCGCCCAGCTTATCCACGACCTCAAGAACGCAAACCCCCGCGCCGACGTGAGCGTGAAGCTCGTCGCCGAGGTCGGGGTCGGCACGGTGGCGGCTGGTGTGGCGAAGGCGAAGGCCGACCACATAACGATCTCCGGCCACGACGGCGGGACGGGTGCCTCACCGCTCTCCTCCATAAAGCACGCGGGACTTCCGTGGGAGCTCGGCCTCGCCGAGACCCAGCAGGTCCTGGTCCGAAACGACCTGCGCGGGCGCGTCGTCCTGCAGACCGACGGCCAGCTCAAGACGGGCCGGGATGTGGTGGTGGCGGCGCTTCTCGGCGGCGAGGAGTTCGCCTTCTCGACGGCCCCGCTCGTGGCGACCGGCTGCATCATGATGCGCGTCTGCCACCTGAACACCTGCCCCGTCGGCATAGCGACGCAGGACCCGGAGCTCCGCAAGCTCTTCAGGGGGACGCCCGAGCACGTCGTGAACTACTTCTTCTTCCTCGCCGAGGAGGTGCGGGAGTTCATGGCCGGGATGGGCTTCCGCACGTTCGAGGAGATGGTCGGGCGGACGGACAGGCTCAAGATGCGCGGGGCCATCGAGCACTGGAAAGCGCGGGGCGTGGACCTCTCGGCGATCCTGCACCACGACGAGGACTCCGAAGGGAAGCCCATCCGGCACACCGAGCTGCAGGAGCACGGCCTCGACAGGTCGCTGGACAACGAGCTGATCGAGGGGTGCATGCCGGCCCTCGAAAACGGGGAGCCCGTCCGGTTCTCGCGAGAGGTCCTGAACACCCACCGCACGGTCGGGGGGATGCTCTCGGGCGAGCTCGCGCGGCGGTACGGCAACGACGGGCTGCCCGACGGCGCCATCCGGATAGACATGAACGGCGTCGGCGGCCAGTCCTTCGGGGCGTGGCTGGCGAAGGGCATTACGTTCGCCCTGGAAGGCACCACGAACGACTACGTGGGCAAGGGCCTCTCGGGGGGGCGGCTCGCGGTCTTCCCGTCGAAAGTGGCGGGTTACAGGGCGGCCCGCAACGTCGTCATCGGGAACGTCGCGCTCTACGGCGCCACGGCTGGCGAGGCTTTCTTCCGCGGCTTCGCGGGGGAACGGTTCGCGGTCCGTAACTCGGGGGCGCACGCCGTCGTCGAGGGCCTCGGGGACCACGGTTGCGAGTACATGACCGGCGGGGTCGTCGTTGTGCTCGGGGAGACGGGGCGCAACTTCGCGGCCGGTATGAGCGGCGGGGTGGCGTTCGTGCTCGACGAGGAGGGGCGTTTCGAGACGCTCTGCAACAAGGACATGGTCGGTTTGGAGGCCGTGGAATCGGAGGAAGACGAGGCGCTCTTGAGGGAGATGGTCGAAAAGCACCTGGAATGGACCGGGAGCGAGCGGGCGCGGCGGGTGCTGGGCGAGTGGGACGAGTTGCTGCCCAGGTTCATCAAAGTGATGCCGCACGACCTCAAGCGGGTGTTGCAGGAGCGGCAGGAGGCGGAGTTGGAGGTGGCGCGCTAG